In Listeria monocytogenes, the following proteins share a genomic window:
- the hemL gene encoding glutamate-1-semialdehyde 2,1-aminomutase, which yields MQIYSKSEKAFKEAKKVLPGGVNSPVRAFNSVDASPVFMDHGKGAYITDIDGNEYIDYVLSWGPLILGHANPSVVQAITNAAMKGTSFGTPTEIETELAKLVIERVPSIEIVRMVSSGTEATMSAIRLARGYTKREKILKFEGSYHGHGDSLLIKAGSGVATLGLPDSPGVTKGLAADTITVPYNDIEGAKLAFEKYGEEIAAVIVEPVAGNMGVVPPIEGFLEGLRELTTNYGSLLIFDEVMTGFRVDYYSAQGYYVVTPDLTCLGKVIGGGLPVGAYGGKKEIMEQIAPAGSIYQAGTLSGNPLAMNAGFETVRQLTPQDYDVFRTLIKRMEEGLTEISARRQVPLSINKAGSMFGFFFTDQKVTNFDTAKTSDLEFFRSYYREMLGQGIFLPPSQFEGVFISTMHTEKEIDKTLDAFDTTCKILRG from the coding sequence TTGCAAATCTATTCAAAATCTGAAAAAGCATTTAAAGAAGCGAAAAAAGTTTTACCTGGTGGTGTAAATAGTCCCGTTCGAGCATTTAATTCCGTTGATGCCTCACCGGTTTTTATGGACCACGGAAAAGGCGCTTATATTACCGATATTGATGGAAATGAATATATCGATTACGTATTATCTTGGGGACCGCTGATTTTAGGTCATGCAAATCCTTCTGTTGTGCAAGCTATTACAAATGCAGCAATGAAGGGGACTAGTTTTGGAACACCTACTGAAATCGAAACAGAATTAGCAAAATTAGTTATTGAACGTGTACCCTCTATTGAAATTGTTCGTATGGTTTCATCGGGAACAGAAGCAACGATGAGTGCTATTCGTTTAGCTCGCGGTTATACAAAGAGAGAAAAAATCTTGAAATTTGAAGGAAGTTATCACGGTCACGGAGATTCCTTATTAATTAAAGCTGGCTCAGGTGTAGCAACTCTTGGATTACCTGATTCTCCAGGAGTTACAAAAGGTCTTGCAGCTGATACTATCACAGTTCCATACAACGATATTGAGGGTGCGAAACTCGCTTTTGAAAAATACGGGGAAGAAATAGCCGCGGTAATAGTGGAACCTGTTGCAGGAAATATGGGCGTCGTTCCTCCGATTGAAGGATTTTTAGAAGGGCTTCGAGAACTTACAACTAACTATGGTTCTTTACTAATTTTTGATGAAGTTATGACTGGTTTTCGAGTAGATTACTATTCTGCTCAAGGATATTATGTGGTCACACCCGATCTTACCTGTCTTGGTAAAGTAATTGGTGGTGGTTTACCAGTAGGCGCTTACGGCGGTAAAAAAGAAATTATGGAACAGATTGCTCCGGCTGGTTCTATTTATCAAGCTGGAACTTTATCCGGAAATCCGTTAGCAATGAATGCTGGGTTTGAAACAGTGCGCCAATTAACACCACAAGATTATGATGTTTTTCGCACTTTAATTAAGAGAATGGAAGAAGGTCTGACAGAAATTTCCGCTAGACGACAAGTACCTCTTTCGATTAACAAAGCTGGTTCTATGTTTGGCTTTTTCTTCACGGATCAAAAAGTAACTAATTTTGATACAGCTAAAACGAGTGATTTAGAATTTTTCCGAAGCTATTATCGAGAGATGTTAGGACAAGGGATTTTCTTACCGCCTTCTCAGTTTGAAGGTGTCTTCATTTCTACGATGCATACTGAGAAAGAAATTGATAAAACTCTAGATGCATTTGATACTACGTGTAAAATACTTCGTGGCTAA
- the hemB gene encoding porphobilinogen synthase produces MKNQFDRHRRLRKTKTMRDLVRETVLHTDDLIYPIFVKDGKEPKTEVVSMPGVFQFPLHELEEEMRTVENLGIKAVILFGIPAEKDAVGTQAYHDHGIIQEATRLIKKCFPEILVVADTCLCEFTDHGHCGVIENGEILNDESLDLLKQTAVSQAKAGADIIAPSNMMDGFVQVIREGLDEAGFYDIPIMSYAVKYASAFYGPFRDAAESAPQFGDRKSYQMDPANREEALREAISDEQEGADFLIVKPSLSYLDIMRDVKNNTNLPVVAYNVSGEYAMVKAAAQNGWIDEEKIVLEMLTSMKRAGATLIITYFAKDVSKYLNK; encoded by the coding sequence ATGAAAAATCAATTTGATAGACACCGTCGCCTAAGAAAAACCAAAACAATGCGTGATTTAGTGAGAGAAACAGTTTTACATACAGATGATTTAATCTATCCGATTTTTGTCAAAGATGGTAAAGAACCAAAAACAGAAGTAGTTTCCATGCCAGGCGTTTTCCAATTTCCTCTGCACGAACTAGAAGAAGAAATGCGCACCGTAGAGAACCTTGGTATTAAAGCAGTTATTTTATTTGGAATCCCTGCCGAAAAAGACGCAGTTGGGACACAGGCTTACCACGATCACGGAATTATCCAAGAAGCCACAAGACTTATTAAAAAATGCTTTCCTGAAATCCTCGTTGTAGCCGATACTTGTTTATGTGAATTCACTGACCATGGACATTGTGGTGTTATTGAAAATGGTGAAATTCTAAATGACGAATCACTAGATTTATTAAAACAAACAGCTGTTAGTCAAGCGAAAGCAGGAGCGGACATCATTGCGCCTTCTAATATGATGGACGGTTTTGTTCAAGTAATACGTGAAGGGCTTGACGAAGCGGGCTTTTATGATATTCCAATTATGTCTTATGCCGTTAAATATGCTTCTGCTTTTTATGGGCCTTTCCGCGATGCTGCTGAAAGTGCACCACAATTTGGCGATAGAAAATCATATCAAATGGACCCTGCTAACCGTGAAGAGGCTCTTCGTGAAGCGATATCTGATGAACAAGAGGGAGCCGATTTTCTTATTGTAAAACCATCCTTATCTTATTTAGATATTATGCGCGATGTGAAGAACAATACCAATTTGCCAGTAGTCGCTTATAATGTTAGTGGTGAATATGCAATGGTAAAAGCCGCTGCACAAAATGGTTGGATAGATGAAGAAAAAATTGTTTTAGAAATGCTAACTAGCATGAAACGCGCAGGCGCAACACTTATCATTACCTATTTTGCAAAAGACGTTTCTAAATACTTAAATAAATAG
- a CDS encoding uroporphyrinogen-III synthase: MNKKVVLTREASKNQPWQTYFGQNGFAVVSVPLIKTRPKKISLSREQLEAEWLFLTSANAVEYFFMNQPGEAHYKIAVIGEKTREKLAEFGYKPSFVPSIYQSEIFLEEWLNENPEKTSVLLPQSNLSRSIIKDTLTEKGYLVHSVELYETVSPENSKIKLTELLNSNDIHIIIFASPSAWKNFYSIAKSLPVQKEKWHIASIGSITTEAILADGWEVKYQPKTFTMKHLADLIIQEELK; encoded by the coding sequence ATGAATAAAAAAGTTGTTTTAACAAGAGAGGCGAGCAAAAATCAACCTTGGCAAACCTATTTCGGGCAAAACGGTTTTGCAGTGGTGTCCGTTCCGTTAATTAAAACACGACCTAAAAAAATTAGTTTGAGCCGCGAACAACTAGAAGCAGAATGGCTTTTTTTAACGAGCGCCAATGCTGTAGAGTATTTTTTCATGAATCAACCTGGAGAAGCACATTACAAAATAGCTGTAATAGGTGAAAAAACAAGAGAGAAATTAGCAGAATTTGGCTATAAACCAAGCTTTGTTCCGTCTATCTATCAGTCAGAAATTTTTTTAGAAGAGTGGTTAAATGAAAACCCTGAAAAAACGAGTGTCTTACTACCACAAAGTAATTTGAGCAGATCCATTATAAAAGACACGCTGACCGAAAAAGGATATCTTGTTCATTCAGTGGAACTTTATGAAACAGTTTCCCCAGAGAATTCTAAAATAAAGTTAACTGAACTATTGAATTCAAATGACATACACATCATTATTTTTGCCAGTCCATCAGCTTGGAAAAACTTCTATTCCATCGCGAAGTCATTGCCTGTTCAAAAAGAAAAGTGGCATATCGCATCAATTGGGAGTATCACGACAGAAGCAATTTTGGCAGATGGCTGGGAAGTGAAATATCAACCAAAAACCTTCACCATGAAGCACTTAGCTGATTTGATTATACAGGAGGAATTAAAATGA
- the hemC gene encoding hydroxymethylbilane synthase, with product MKRKIIVGSRRSKLALTQSNWVINKLKENYPAFDFEIKEIVTKGDRILDVTLSKVGGKGLFVSEVEQALSDKTIDFAVHSMKDVPSSLKEGLVIGAIPKRESPLDCFVFNQVNALDELPHGSVIGTSSLRRAAQLLKHRPDFVIKPIRGNIDTRLQKLHAENFDAIILAKAGLARMGWLENTTLKLEDIPPELCLPAVGQGALAIECRESDQQIRDMLTSIHHEETGICVEAERVFLKKLNGGCEIPIAGFATKANEAVHFKGLVGNADGSIILEAEQTGANPSEIGNKVAEDLLSKGADTIIQELRNI from the coding sequence ATGAAACGGAAAATAATTGTTGGTTCTAGACGAAGCAAATTAGCTTTAACACAATCTAACTGGGTAATTAACAAGCTCAAAGAAAATTATCCTGCGTTCGATTTTGAAATTAAAGAAATTGTTACAAAAGGAGACCGGATTTTAGATGTCACACTTAGCAAAGTAGGCGGAAAAGGTCTATTTGTTTCTGAAGTGGAGCAGGCTTTAAGTGACAAAACGATTGATTTTGCGGTACATAGTATGAAAGATGTCCCTTCAAGTTTGAAAGAAGGGTTAGTTATTGGTGCGATTCCAAAACGTGAATCTCCGCTAGATTGCTTTGTTTTCAATCAAGTGAACGCATTAGATGAGCTACCACATGGTTCGGTTATTGGTACGAGTAGCTTGCGTCGAGCTGCGCAACTTCTAAAACACCGCCCTGATTTTGTGATTAAGCCGATACGAGGCAATATTGATACCCGGCTTCAAAAATTACATGCTGAAAACTTTGATGCAATTATTTTAGCAAAAGCCGGACTAGCTCGCATGGGTTGGTTAGAAAATACGACATTAAAACTAGAAGATATCCCCCCCGAACTATGTTTACCTGCTGTTGGTCAAGGTGCACTTGCTATTGAGTGCCGTGAGAGTGATCAGCAAATTCGTGATATGCTTACTTCTATTCATCACGAAGAAACAGGAATTTGTGTCGAAGCAGAGCGCGTTTTCTTGAAAAAATTAAACGGTGGCTGTGAAATCCCGATTGCAGGTTTTGCTACAAAAGCAAATGAAGCCGTTCATTTTAAAGGATTAGTTGGTAACGCAGATGGTTCCATAATTCTTGAAGCCGAACAAACCGGCGCAAATCCAAGTGAAATTGGAAATAAAGTAGCAGAAGATTTGCTAAGTAAAGGTGCAGATACTATTATCCAAGAACTGAGAAACATATGA
- the hemA gene encoding glutamyl-tRNA reductase produces MFILTMGLNHHTAPIDIREKLVFKETEEEMALVTLQQEKSILENVIISTCNRTEIVAVVDQIHTGRYYLKRFMANWFQMDMEKIEPYLFFHEESEAVNHLYKVTAGLDSLVLGETQILGQVKHAFEIAKQTATTGTLLNKLFREVVTFAKKVHHHTKINENAVSVSYAAVEVAKKLYGSLDNKKIVLIGAGEMSELALQNLAGSGMTDITIINRTKTNAELLANQFQAKVGAYENMNEHLLLADIVLVSTSAAEPIIKQAAMQELMEQKASSMLVIDIGLPRNVEHDCSYIPNFHLYDIDDLAGVVTANSIERQQIVLELEDTIESEVRNFFEWEKQLGVVPVIRALREKALDMQEVTMTSLENKLPGLTEREYIQIGKHMKSIINQMLKQPISELKEMSVEEDATTSIEHFKRIFGLTKTDVTIIEKEQAETRS; encoded by the coding sequence ATGTTTATTCTCACCATGGGGCTGAATCATCACACAGCACCAATCGACATCCGCGAAAAATTAGTTTTTAAAGAAACCGAAGAAGAAATGGCCTTAGTAACATTACAGCAGGAAAAAAGTATCCTCGAAAATGTTATTATTTCAACGTGCAATCGAACAGAAATTGTTGCGGTTGTTGACCAAATACATACAGGTAGATATTACTTAAAACGCTTTATGGCTAATTGGTTTCAAATGGATATGGAAAAAATCGAGCCTTATTTGTTTTTCCATGAGGAATCAGAAGCTGTCAATCATTTATATAAAGTAACCGCGGGACTTGATTCGCTTGTGCTTGGAGAAACACAAATCCTCGGACAAGTAAAACATGCATTCGAAATCGCCAAACAAACGGCTACAACAGGTACGCTTTTAAATAAACTTTTTCGGGAAGTAGTTACTTTCGCAAAAAAAGTACATCACCATACAAAAATTAATGAAAATGCTGTTTCTGTGAGTTATGCAGCTGTAGAAGTTGCAAAAAAATTATACGGTTCATTAGATAACAAGAAAATTGTTCTGATTGGCGCAGGCGAAATGAGTGAACTTGCTTTGCAAAACCTTGCTGGGAGCGGCATGACAGATATAACTATCATCAACCGCACGAAAACGAATGCAGAGTTATTAGCGAACCAATTTCAAGCAAAAGTAGGCGCATACGAAAACATGAATGAACATTTGCTGCTTGCAGATATCGTTCTCGTTTCTACAAGCGCGGCAGAGCCAATCATTAAGCAAGCTGCGATGCAAGAATTGATGGAGCAAAAAGCGAGTTCAATGCTTGTGATTGATATCGGTTTACCTCGAAATGTTGAACATGATTGTTCATATATTCCCAATTTCCATTTGTATGATATCGATGATTTGGCAGGAGTTGTTACTGCAAACTCAATAGAGCGTCAACAAATTGTTCTGGAACTGGAAGATACGATTGAGTCAGAAGTTCGTAATTTTTTCGAGTGGGAGAAACAGCTGGGTGTCGTTCCTGTTATTCGTGCTTTGCGTGAAAAAGCGCTCGATATGCAAGAAGTTACCATGACTAGTTTAGAAAATAAACTTCCAGGCTTAACAGAACGTGAATATATCCAAATCGGAAAACATATGAAAAGTATCATCAACCAAATGCTGAAACAGCCTATCTCAGAGTTAAAAGAAATGTCCGTAGAAGAAGATGCAACTACAAGTATTGAACATTTTAAACGTATTTTTGGATTAACTAAAACAGATGTGACAATAATAGAAAAAGAACAAGCCGAAACGAGGAGTTAA
- the yihA gene encoding ribosome biogenesis GTP-binding protein YihA/YsxC — protein sequence MDVNNVELIISAVRPEQYPETDLPEYALAGRSNVGKSSFINTMIRRKSMARISQKPGKTQTLNFYKIEEALFFVDVPGYGFAKVSKTEREKWGVMIETYITSREQLRGVIQIVDLRHKPTEDDRMMYEFLKYYDIPVIVVATKADKIPRSKWQKNAKIVRETLDFDPDDKFVLFSSETKMGKDEAWQFIKEGME from the coding sequence ATGGATGTAAATAATGTAGAACTAATAATAAGCGCTGTTCGACCAGAGCAATATCCCGAAACAGACCTTCCAGAATATGCACTTGCAGGTCGATCAAACGTTGGAAAATCATCTTTTATTAATACGATGATTCGCCGCAAAAGTATGGCAAGAATTTCACAAAAACCAGGAAAAACACAAACACTAAATTTTTATAAAATTGAAGAAGCACTTTTCTTTGTCGATGTACCCGGTTATGGTTTCGCTAAAGTTTCGAAAACAGAACGCGAAAAATGGGGCGTCATGATTGAAACCTATATCACTTCTCGCGAGCAACTTCGTGGTGTTATCCAAATTGTAGATTTGCGCCATAAACCTACAGAAGATGACCGAATGATGTATGAATTTCTGAAGTATTACGACATCCCTGTCATCGTCGTAGCAACGAAAGCAGACAAAATCCCACGCAGTAAATGGCAAAAAAATGCTAAAATTGTGCGAGAAACACTTGATTTTGATCCTGATGACAAATTTGTCTTATTTTCCTCTGAAACAAAAATGGGAAAAGACGAAGCATGGCAGTTTATCAAAGAAGGAATGGAATAA